A section of the Paracoccaceae bacterium genome encodes:
- a CDS encoding ABC transporter permease: MDLLTILQILDSSLRLATPLLFACLAGLFSERSGIFDIGLEGKMLIAAFFSAAFAYTTGSVWLGMLAGIAGSMALAAVHGVASVTFRGNQLISGVAINFLAAGFTVLIAQNWFGQGGRTPAVSGAARFEGLNWPGALERSEDIRNASPLMQLYSELISGHTFLTYVALITVPITWYILFRTRFGLRLRAVGENPGAVDTAGVSVTTLRYIAVGIAGLLCGLAGAYLATGLAAGFGKEMTAGRGFIALAALIFAKWRPWYALFACLLFGFLQSLSLRPDAVNSLLRFDVPGQLLDALPYILTVVILAGFVGKAIPPCAGGEPYVKER, from the coding sequence ATGGATCTGCTTACCATCCTGCAAATTCTTGACTCGTCCCTGCGACTGGCCACGCCGCTGCTGTTCGCCTGTTTGGCCGGATTGTTTAGCGAGCGGTCGGGGATTTTCGATATCGGGCTGGAAGGCAAGATGCTAATCGCTGCGTTCTTTTCCGCCGCCTTCGCCTATACCACCGGCAGTGTCTGGCTGGGCATGCTGGCGGGCATTGCCGGTTCGATGGCGCTTGCGGCGGTGCATGGCGTTGCTTCGGTCACGTTCCGGGGCAATCAGCTGATCTCGGGCGTGGCGATCAACTTTCTGGCCGCCGGGTTCACCGTGCTGATTGCGCAGAACTGGTTCGGCCAGGGCGGCCGCACCCCGGCGGTTTCCGGCGCGGCGCGGTTTGAGGGGCTGAACTGGCCCGGTGCGCTGGAACGATCCGAGGATATCCGAAATGCCTCGCCCTTGATGCAGCTGTATTCCGAGCTGATTTCGGGCCACACGTTCCTGACCTATGTTGCACTGATCACAGTGCCGATCACCTGGTACATCCTGTTTCGAACCCGGTTCGGCCTGCGGCTGCGCGCGGTGGGCGAAAACCCCGGTGCGGTTGATACCGCCGGTGTCAGCGTGACGACCCTGCGATACATCGCCGTCGGAATCGCCGGATTGCTGTGCGGGCTGGCGGGGGCCTATCTGGCGACCGGGCTGGCCGCGGGCTTCGGCAAAGAGATGACGGCAGGGCGCGGGTTTATCGCGCTGGCGGCGCTGATCTTTGCCAAGTGGCGGCCCTGGTATGCGCTGTTCGCCTGCCTTCTGTTCGGGTTCCTGCAATCGCTGTCACTCAGGCCCGATGCGGTGAACAGTCTGCTGCGGTTTGACGTTCCCGGTCAGCTGCTTGACGCGCTGCCCTATATCCTGACCGTGGTCATTCTGGCCGGATTCGTCGGCAAGGCGATCCCGCCGTGCGCCGGTGGCGAACCCTATGTCAAAGAACGCTGA
- a CDS encoding LysE family translocator, whose amino-acid sequence MLAEWLPNLLLSWGVQATGVASPGPGVALNLGLATSQGRRPAVLACLGIGLAAILMAAATVMGLAPIWAEFAWIATGLKLLGAAFLVWLAYGAFRRSLSPPPPPSAKPPHRTGSSIAYGFLMQLINPKAMVFWLAVAALGGLGQAPLPVVLIFLIGAFAISFGGHGLWAVALSSTPFRAIYAHARRWVEGALGAFFAFAAFKLATTRI is encoded by the coding sequence ATGCTGGCTGAGTGGCTTCCCAATCTGCTGTTGTCCTGGGGCGTTCAGGCAACGGGCGTCGCGTCGCCCGGACCCGGTGTGGCGCTGAACCTCGGGCTTGCCACGTCGCAGGGGCGTCGCCCCGCCGTGCTGGCCTGTCTGGGCATCGGGTTGGCCGCCATACTGATGGCCGCGGCCACAGTCATGGGGTTGGCCCCGATCTGGGCAGAATTTGCCTGGATCGCCACCGGGCTGAAACTGTTGGGGGCTGCCTTTCTGGTCTGGCTTGCCTACGGGGCCTTCCGCAGATCGCTAAGCCCACCTCCGCCGCCGTCAGCCAAGCCGCCACATAGGACGGGGTCCAGCATCGCCTATGGTTTCCTAATGCAGTTGATCAATCCCAAGGCGATGGTCTTTTGGTTAGCGGTCGCAGCCCTCGGTGGTCTGGGTCAGGCGCCGTTGCCGGTGGTGCTGATCTTCCTGATTGGCGCTTTCGCCATCTCGTTCGGCGGGCACGGACTTTGGGCCGTCGCGCTGTCCTCGACACCGTTCCGCGCGATTTATGCCCACGCCCGCCGCTGGGTCGAGGGTGCGCTGGGGGCGTTCTTCGCCTTTGCTGCTTTCAAACTAGCCACGACGAGGATCTGA
- a CDS encoding ABC transporter permease: MDKMPRWADVFLTPLISLILAFFVSGLVVLYIGEDPFRAVSILIEGSIGSAYAWGYTLYYATNFIFTGLAVAIAFHARMFNIGGEGQAAIGGLGVALVCLMIPWPHWALALPVAVAAGAIFGAGWAAVPAYLQARRGSHIVITTIMFNFIAAALLAYVIVEVLKAPGQMSPESSAFNEGSNLPRIADFLRTLGLACEGRPLERVCRAPLNIAFILALLACFGVWLLIWRTRLGYEIRSFGHSEEAATYAGISSFKITMIAMLISGGLAGLMAINAVMGEAERLVIDAVQGAGFIGIAVALMGRSHPVGVFLAALLFGALVQGGAELEFEIPAITRDMIVVIQALVILFTGALDNMVRIPLERMFLARRKAG; this comes from the coding sequence ATGGATAAGATGCCACGCTGGGCCGACGTGTTCCTGACGCCGCTGATCAGTCTGATTCTGGCCTTCTTCGTGTCCGGGCTGGTGGTTTTGTATATCGGCGAAGATCCGTTCCGCGCCGTGTCGATCCTGATCGAAGGGTCGATCGGGTCGGCGTATGCGTGGGGCTATACGCTTTATTACGCCACTAATTTCATCTTTACGGGTCTGGCCGTGGCGATTGCGTTCCACGCCCGCATGTTCAACATCGGCGGCGAAGGTCAGGCCGCGATCGGCGGGCTGGGTGTGGCCTTGGTGTGCCTGATGATCCCCTGGCCGCATTGGGCGCTGGCCCTGCCCGTAGCCGTTGCCGCAGGCGCGATATTCGGCGCAGGCTGGGCCGCGGTTCCCGCGTACCTGCAGGCCAGACGTGGCAGTCACATCGTGATTACCACGATCATGTTCAACTTCATTGCCGCCGCCTTGCTGGCCTATGTGATTGTTGAGGTCCTGAAAGCGCCGGGTCAGATGTCGCCTGAATCCTCGGCCTTCAACGAAGGTTCCAACCTGCCCAGGATCGCCGATTTCTTGCGCACGCTGGGTCTGGCATGTGAAGGCCGCCCGCTGGAGCGCGTCTGCCGCGCGCCGCTGAACATTGCCTTCATTCTGGCCCTGCTTGCCTGTTTCGGGGTCTGGCTGCTGATCTGGCGCACGCGACTTGGCTATGAAATCCGCTCGTTCGGGCATTCTGAAGAAGCGGCGACTTATGCCGGGATTTCTTCGTTCAAGATCACCATGATCGCGATGCTGATTTCGGGCGGGTTGGCCGGGCTGATGGCGATCAATGCCGTCATGGGCGAGGCCGAGCGTCTGGTGATCGACGCCGTTCAGGGGGCCGGATTCATCGGCATCGCCGTGGCGCTGATGGGCCGGTCGCACCCGGTCGGCGTTTTCCTGGCGGCGCTGCTGTTTGGCGCGCTTGTGCAGGGCGGTGCCGAGTTGGAGTTCGAGATTCCGGCCATCACGCGCGACATGATCGTGGTCATTCAGGCGCTGGTGATCCTGTTCACCGGGGCGCTGGACAACATGGTGCGGATACCGCTGGAACGGATGTTCCTGGCCCGACGAAAGGCCGGTTGA
- a CDS encoding ATP-binding cassette domain-containing protein encodes MTDTTTQGRPEQAVPSSGKAPAIELKGISKAFGPVQANKDIAIRVMPGTIHGIIGENGAGKSTLMSILYGFYKADKGEIFINGNKTDIPDSQAAIRAGIGMVFQHFKLVENFTVLENVVLGAEDGALLRPSLAKARKLLTELAKEYELNVDPDALIEDLGVGMQQRVEILKALYRQADILILDEPTGVLTPAEADHLFRILDNLKAEGKTIILITHKLREIMDVTDTVSVMRRGEMTATVKTSETSPEELAELMVGRKVLLRVDKKPASPGKTVLEVKNLNVTDEAGVKRLKDVSLSVRAGEILGIAGVAGNGQSELLDVLGGIDHGTGTVELNGEAIDLTGKYSDGKSRRDRGIAHVPEDRQRRGLIMDFAAWENVAFGYHDDVAYQKNAWLMDNAALRAETEAKMERFDVRPPDPKLAAKNFSGGNQQKIVLAREIERNPDLLLIGQPTRGVDIGAIEFIHKQIVALRDQGKAILLVSVELDEIMSLSDRIAVMFDGQIMGERLPGETDEKKLGLLMAGVTEGA; translated from the coding sequence ATGACCGATACAACAACACAGGGGCGACCCGAACAGGCCGTCCCATCCAGCGGAAAAGCCCCGGCGATCGAGCTGAAGGGTATTTCGAAGGCGTTCGGGCCGGTACAGGCCAACAAGGACATCGCGATTCGCGTTATGCCGGGCACGATCCACGGCATTATCGGCGAAAACGGCGCCGGGAAATCCACGCTGATGTCGATCCTCTATGGGTTTTACAAGGCCGATAAGGGTGAGATTTTCATCAACGGCAACAAGACCGATATCCCCGACAGCCAGGCCGCGATCCGCGCCGGTATCGGGATGGTGTTCCAGCACTTCAAACTGGTCGAAAATTTCACAGTTCTGGAAAACGTCGTGCTGGGGGCCGAGGATGGCGCGTTGCTGCGCCCCTCGCTGGCCAAGGCACGCAAGCTTCTGACAGAGCTGGCAAAAGAATACGAACTGAACGTCGACCCTGATGCGCTGATCGAAGACCTCGGTGTGGGCATGCAACAGCGGGTCGAGATCCTGAAAGCGCTGTATCGGCAGGCTGATATCCTGATCCTGGATGAACCCACCGGCGTGCTGACCCCGGCCGAGGCGGATCACCTTTTCCGTATCCTCGACAACCTTAAGGCCGAGGGGAAAACCATCATCCTGATCACCCACAAGCTGCGCGAGATTATGGACGTCACCGACACCGTCAGCGTGATGCGCCGAGGAGAGATGACGGCGACGGTCAAAACCTCTGAAACAAGCCCGGAAGAACTGGCCGAACTGATGGTCGGTCGCAAGGTGCTGTTGCGGGTGGACAAAAAACCTGCGTCGCCGGGCAAGACGGTGCTGGAGGTCAAGAACCTCAACGTCACGGATGAGGCCGGGGTGAAACGGCTGAAGGATGTGTCGTTGTCCGTCCGGGCCGGGGAAATCCTGGGCATCGCAGGCGTGGCCGGGAACGGGCAATCGGAATTGCTGGACGTGCTGGGCGGGATCGATCACGGCACCGGAACGGTGGAACTGAACGGAGAGGCGATTGACCTGACGGGTAAGTACTCGGACGGGAAATCGCGGCGGGATCGCGGGATTGCGCATGTGCCCGAGGATCGCCAGCGGCGCGGATTGATCATGGATTTCGCAGCCTGGGAAAATGTGGCCTTCGGCTATCACGATGACGTCGCTTATCAGAAGAATGCCTGGCTGATGGACAACGCCGCGTTGCGCGCCGAGACCGAGGCCAAGATGGAGCGTTTCGACGTGCGCCCGCCGGACCCAAAGCTGGCGGCCAAGAACTTCTCGGGCGGGAACCAGCAGAAAATCGTCCTCGCGCGCGAGATTGAGCGGAACCCAGATCTGCTGTTGATCGGTCAGCCGACGCGCGGTGTGGACATCGGCGCCATCGAGTTCATTCACAAACAGATTGTCGCGCTGCGCGATCAGGGCAAGGCGATCCTGTTGGTCAGCGTTGAACTGGATGAAATCATGAGTCTGTCAGACCGGATCGCGGTGATGTTCGACGGGCAGATCATGGGCGAACGCCTGCCCGGCGAAACCGACGAAAAGAAGCTTGGCCTGTTGATGGCCGGCGTGACGGAGGGCGCGTAA